In Haliscomenobacter hydrossis DSM 1100, the DNA window AAAACCTTCCTTTCAAATGGTCGGCCTGGGAGAACTAAGTACCCACGTCGCGTTACTCGAAAGGGCCAAAACAGATTTCAACCCCGCTGATTTGGCCCGCGATTTTGTTGCTTTTGAAAAGGCCGTAGTACATGGCCTCAAATTGGTACAAGACGAATTGAAAGCGCTGACTTAAAGGCTTTTTAATTGTAAGATTGATGACGCGGAAGGCAGTCTTTACAATAAATTAATGCCTCACAATGACTCAGTTTTGATTTTTTTGCCAAATCTTGTGATCTTGCTTGTCCTTTTAACACTACCTGCATATTGTACACCAGTACACCAAAAAACTGATGAGGAAAACACGCCAAATCGCTCTCTTTAGTCGTCAATCTATTTTGCGTTTGATCTTATTGATTGCTGCAGTGTGGCCAGTATTGGGCTGGGGGCAAACAGTGATTTTTAATCGTCCAACAGGAGCATCGTATATCAATACTGATAATCGTACTTTTGATTCATATGGGCCAACAACCATTACCGGCTGCTCCTCGGTCGACTTTTCCGTTTCCTTTAGTTTTTCATTAGGCTGGGGTGGTAGTGGAAATATGGAATCAAGTGACGAATGTATTAGTGGTTGCGCGGGAGATCCTAACGATCCAGCAGCTGGAGGATGTTTCGCATGCTGGGATTTTATTTGGGTCCGTTTTTTTGTCAACGGCAATGAAGTCGGTGGAGATTTGATTGGAACCGGAAACAATCAGCAAAATGGTATGATTCAGGCTACTGGCATTGCGGTCAGTCCAGGCGACGTTGTCTCTATCGAGGTGTATACCCAAACCTGGGAGGCAAGCGAGCGCATCACGTTCAGCAACATCCGCATCACGGGAACCAATGCCCCGGTTGATCTCGTGCCAAGAGGGCCTTTTTGTCAAAACAGCGGCAGTGTTGCGCTTGGTGCTAGTCAGAATGGCATCACAGGCACCTGGTCAGGTGTAGGTGTTTCTGGCAATTCATTGAACACTAATGTAGGAGGGGCGGGCATCCGCACCCTTACTTTTACCCCCGCTACTGGACAATGTGCTTTGCCCAATTCCATTGACGTAGAAATTACCCCCGCCGCCCCAGTTGACCTTACCCCTTTTGATCCATTTTGTCAGGGCACTGGAAACATTGCACTCGGCAACAATCAAGGAGGGATCACGGGCAACTGGTCAGGTACAGGCGTTGCAAGTAATGCACTCAATACGGGCACCGCGGGCATCCGCACCCTCAGGTTTACCCCGAACCCTGGACAGTGTGCCACATTCAACACTACTGAAGTAGAAATTGTAGCGCGTGCACCAGCTGTACTCGAAGATCTTGGCCCATATTGTCAAAACAGTGGCAATATTTCGCTCAACACCCTCCAGAATGATATTGCTGGCACCTGGACGGGGACAGGCGTTGCCTTCAATATCCTCAATACCAATGTCGGCGGCACTGGTGTGCGTACGCTCACCTTTACTCCTGGGGCTGGGCAGTGTGCCACCCCGAATACCCTTCAGGTGACCATCAATCCACGCACGACCATCACCCTGACCCCCATTTCTACCCCCATTTGTCGAACGGGGGGAAATATCGCCCTCATTACCAACCAAAGTGGTATTCCGGGCACCTGGTCGGGAAGTGGGGTAAGCGGAGGAAATATTCTCAACCCCACGGTTGGCCCTCTTGGCAACCGCCTCCTCACCTTCACTCCTGCGGCGGGCCAATGCGCCAATGTAGCCACCCAAACGGTCAGCGTGGTGGCGAGCACGGCCATTACGCTTGGGGCAATTGGCCCTTTTTGCCAAACCGATGCCCGATTTCCATTGGTCAAAACGCAGAGCGGAATCTCCGGCACCTGGTCGGGTATTGGGGTTACCCAAGACACCCTCGACCCAAGCGTAGGCAGTACAGGCACCCGGATGCTCAGCTTCACCCCCAACGCCGGACAATGTGCGACTACTCCTCCTTTAAATGTCACGATCACTCCGGGAAACCTGGTTGTCCTCAGTCCAATTGGGCCACTTTGCGGCAACACCAGCAGTATCCCCCTCAATACCACCCAAAATGGCGTAACTGGCACCTGGTCAGGACCGGGCGTAACGGGCGGAAACACCCTCAATCCTGCGGTCGGAGGTTTAGGCATTCGCACCCTCACGTTTAGCCCAACTTCCGGGCAATGCGCGGCGGCAAGTACCCTTGATGTGGTGGTCAATTCCAGCAATGCAGTTAACCTGGTGCCCATCGGTCCTTTTTGCCAGGGGCAAAGTGTAGTTCCCCTCGATACCCTGCAAAATGGGGTGCTTGGCACTTGGTCGGGGCCTGGGGTAATTGGTGGAAAGACCTTAAATACCAGTCTTGGCGGCGCGGGTCTGCGCAACCTGGTTTTTACCCCATCGGGTTGTTCCAATAAGGATTCTATCCAAGTTACCGTTAATCTTCAGCCGCAAATTGACAGCATCGCGGATGTGTCTATTTGTGGCGATGGCTATACCTTGCCAGCCATTGGCGGAACGGGCTTGAGCGGAAATGAGGCTTACTTCAGCGCAGCCAATGGCACTGGCACTCGTTTTGCAATTGGCACCCGTTTGGACACTACTCAGACTTTGTTCGCTTACGATGCCACTGCGGGTTGTGCTGCCGAAAGAACTTTCCGCCTTAACCTGCAATTGGCCCCCGACATTGATTCCATTCGCGACACAGTGGTATGTGAGGACTATGTTTTGCCATTGATCAGGGGCCGCAATCTTTCCAGCAATGCCGCCTATTTTACCCAAAGCCTGGGGGGAGGTACTCGTTTCAATCCTGGACAAAGCATCAATTCCACCCAAACCCTGTTTGTTTTCGATGGCACCCCTGTTTGTTTTGACCAGGATACGTTCAACATTACGCTGCGTACCCGCCCCAGGCTGGATACCATTGCCGATGTGCAAGTTTGTACCAACTATACTTTGCCCAACATTGCAGGAACCAACCTGAGTGGCAATCAGGCCTATTTCACGGGCCCCCAAGGCAGTGGAACCAAATTCACTCCAGGCCAGGCCATCGCGGGCGATCTGATTCTTTTTGCTTTTGACAGCGTTGCCGGCTGTAGTGACGAACGCTCTTTCCGTTTGGACACCCTCAGCCCTCCGGTTTTAGGCCCCATCCTGGATACCGTTGCCTGCGGGGGGCTGCAATTGCCCGCCATCAAAGGCAGTTTTTTAAGCCCCAATGTGGCTTATTTTGATGGCCCAAACGGGACAGGTACTCGTTTTTCTGTTGGCCAAACCTTAAATTTCAGCGCCAATTTATTCGCTTTTGATCAAAAAGGAATTTGTACTGCACAGCAGCCATTCCGAATCAGCATTACCCCTGGGCCACAAATTGAGCTTGCGATCAGCAATCCAATCACTTGCAATGGCAGCAATGATGGAGCGCTTAATTTGAGGATCAACAATAGTTTGCCTCCATTGAATTTCCGCTGGAACCCATCCAGTCTCAATGGTACAGAGGATCCCAGTGGATTATCGGCAGGAATCTACACGGTTTCGGTTACCGATGGTACGGGCTGTGAAGTGAGTGCTTCCGCGACGCTTATCGAACCTGCTGCACTCAGCCTCAGTTGTGCCCCCAGCAAAGTGGTGAGTAAAGTGGACGGTGACGACGGGGAAGCCAACCTGACCATCAATGGTGGAACAGCCAGGTATAGCCTCGTGCTTGTCGGCCCCGTCAATCAAAACTTGAGTAATCTTCCTGCTGGTTTGAACCTATTGAGTGGACTGCGGGCGGGCAACTACCGCGTGTTCGTCACGGATAGCCTGGGTTGCAGGGACTCCTGTCAATTTACCATCACGCAGCCATCTTGTGCTTTAACCATCGCCGTAAACCAAACGAATCCCACTTGTAGTGGTGTGGCAAACGGGCAGCTTGAGGTCATCGTTACCTCCGGGGCTGCACCTTATACCATTGATTGGGCGATTGATGCACTAGATGGCCAGTTCAACCCGCGTAACCTGAGGGCAGGCATCTATTCATTCGTCATAGAAGACAATATTGGTTGTAGGGTTTCCAATGATACACTGACCCTGGTTGCACCTGCTCCACTGACGCTGGCCTGCATACAAGATAGCCCCGTTACCCGCGTGGGGGGCAACAATGGCAGTGCCCGGATTTCCACGGGTGGGGGCACTACACCTTATACCCTGACCTGGATGGGACCAGTTTCCGGAACCGTCAATCTCAGTGGATCGGGCAATATCGGCATTAATGATTTAAAGGCTGGAGCCTACCGCATCCAACTGCAAGACGCCAACAATTGTATCGACTCTTGTGCATTGACCATTACCGAGCCGATTTGTTCCCTGGATGTGGCCATTGTCACGGTACAAAGCATTTTATGCAATGGCGATGACAATGGCATTTTGGCCGCAAACATCCGCAATGGTCGGGCACCTTATACTTACGTCTGGAGCAATGGAATGGGCACCGCTACCCGTGACACCCTCAGCAACCTTGGTCCGGGCACCTATACCCTTTCCCTAACCGATGATTTGGGCTGCCGGGATACCACCAGAATGACCTTAACGACCCCGCCGCCTGTGGTGGTCAATTGCCAGGTCTTGTCCGCGGTAAGTACAGTAGGCGGGCGCGATGGACAGGCCATCTTGCGCTTTTCCGGAGGAACGGGAACCATCACCCTGGATTGGGGCGGAGCACAACCCGGTAACGTGATCGCCAGTGGGCCTGACAGCTTGCAACTGGGTGGGCTGGCCGCAGGTACTTATGCAGTGAATTTCATCGACACAAATGGGTGTTTGGATAGTTGTAGTTTCAGCATTCAGGAACCCGTGTGTAACCTGCAAGCCAGACTCGAAATTCAAGACCCCGCTTGCCAGGGCGCCAGTAACGGTGAGATTGTAGCGCTAATCACCAGTGGTGTGGCTCCCTTTACTTTTGATTGGAGCGGAGCTGGCCCCAATAATGATACCCTCTCCAATCTTGTGGCGGGCAATTATCCGGTAACCATTACGGATGCGCTCAACTGTCGGCTAACCCTGGATACCATTTTGCGCGACCCGGCTGTGTTGAATTTAAGTTGTCAAACTATCCAGAACGTGCGTACCGTCAATGGCCAGGAAGGCATTGCCCGGCTGACTTTTAGCGGAGGCACCGCACCTTTTTTCTTCAACATTCGTGGCCCGGTGAGTAGTACCCGCACCGAGGGAAATCCGGGTAGCATTGACCTCGCCAATTTGACAAGCGGCAATTACACGATAGATTTAAGCGACATCAATGGTTGTCAACAGACTTGTTCATTTACCATTTCTGAACCTGCTTGTAATCTAATCGTGCAGACTCAAACCACGGCACCGCTGTGTAATGGTGCCGCCAATGGAGAAATTGTGGTCACCATAAACAACGGCAAAGCCCCCTTTCAATACGACTGGAGCGACAATACCCTCGATGGGCAGGCCACAGCCCGCAACCTTGGGGCGGGAACCTACTCCGTGGTGGTCAGTGACTCGATAGGTTGTATTGGTTTTGATACGGTGGTGGTGGCGGAACCTGCTGCCTTGAACCTGAACTGCGGAACGCCAATACCCACCACAACACTTGGGGGACAAAACGGCAGTATCAGCCTGCGTTTTTCTGGGGGAACGGGCCCCTATACATTGTTGCTGAGTGGCACCAAACAGGACAGTTTTTTGAACCTGAGTGTGGATAGTTTCAGGGTAAATGGCCTGGCCAAAGGTGATTATCGTTTGACGCTGGTGGATGCCAACAATTGCAGCATTCCGGGTTGTGATTTTACCATAAGTGATCCGAATTGCAACTTGGATTTGCGCCTGACGGGCACCAATAACGACTGCGCTGGAGCATCCAGCGGTAGGATTCAAACCGCTGTTCAGGGCGCCGTAGGAAACCTGAGTTACGATTGGAGCATCGATCGTTTCGACGGATTGAGTGAAGCAAATGGACTGCCAAGTGGCAGCTATACCTTGATCATCAGTGATGACAGATTGTGCAAGGACACGGCTGGCATCAACATCACAGAACCAGCCAGGCTGAATACAGATTGTCAAGTGATCTCAAATCCAAGCACCGTGGGTGGTTCGGAGGGTCAGGCGAGAATCATCATCACGGGCGGTTCCGGATTTGGAGGCATCCGCATCAGTGGCCCCAGTGCGGGTCAAA includes these proteins:
- a CDS encoding gliding motility-associated C-terminal domain-containing protein, encoding MRKTRQIALFSRQSILRLILLIAAVWPVLGWGQTVIFNRPTGASYINTDNRTFDSYGPTTITGCSSVDFSVSFSFSLGWGGSGNMESSDECISGCAGDPNDPAAGGCFACWDFIWVRFFVNGNEVGGDLIGTGNNQQNGMIQATGIAVSPGDVVSIEVYTQTWEASERITFSNIRITGTNAPVDLVPRGPFCQNSGSVALGASQNGITGTWSGVGVSGNSLNTNVGGAGIRTLTFTPATGQCALPNSIDVEITPAAPVDLTPFDPFCQGTGNIALGNNQGGITGNWSGTGVASNALNTGTAGIRTLRFTPNPGQCATFNTTEVEIVARAPAVLEDLGPYCQNSGNISLNTLQNDIAGTWTGTGVAFNILNTNVGGTGVRTLTFTPGAGQCATPNTLQVTINPRTTITLTPISTPICRTGGNIALITNQSGIPGTWSGSGVSGGNILNPTVGPLGNRLLTFTPAAGQCANVATQTVSVVASTAITLGAIGPFCQTDARFPLVKTQSGISGTWSGIGVTQDTLDPSVGSTGTRMLSFTPNAGQCATTPPLNVTITPGNLVVLSPIGPLCGNTSSIPLNTTQNGVTGTWSGPGVTGGNTLNPAVGGLGIRTLTFSPTSGQCAAASTLDVVVNSSNAVNLVPIGPFCQGQSVVPLDTLQNGVLGTWSGPGVIGGKTLNTSLGGAGLRNLVFTPSGCSNKDSIQVTVNLQPQIDSIADVSICGDGYTLPAIGGTGLSGNEAYFSAANGTGTRFAIGTRLDTTQTLFAYDATAGCAAERTFRLNLQLAPDIDSIRDTVVCEDYVLPLIRGRNLSSNAAYFTQSLGGGTRFNPGQSINSTQTLFVFDGTPVCFDQDTFNITLRTRPRLDTIADVQVCTNYTLPNIAGTNLSGNQAYFTGPQGSGTKFTPGQAIAGDLILFAFDSVAGCSDERSFRLDTLSPPVLGPILDTVACGGLQLPAIKGSFLSPNVAYFDGPNGTGTRFSVGQTLNFSANLFAFDQKGICTAQQPFRISITPGPQIELAISNPITCNGSNDGALNLRINNSLPPLNFRWNPSSLNGTEDPSGLSAGIYTVSVTDGTGCEVSASATLIEPAALSLSCAPSKVVSKVDGDDGEANLTINGGTARYSLVLVGPVNQNLSNLPAGLNLLSGLRAGNYRVFVTDSLGCRDSCQFTITQPSCALTIAVNQTNPTCSGVANGQLEVIVTSGAAPYTIDWAIDALDGQFNPRNLRAGIYSFVIEDNIGCRVSNDTLTLVAPAPLTLACIQDSPVTRVGGNNGSARISTGGGTTPYTLTWMGPVSGTVNLSGSGNIGINDLKAGAYRIQLQDANNCIDSCALTITEPICSLDVAIVTVQSILCNGDDNGILAANIRNGRAPYTYVWSNGMGTATRDTLSNLGPGTYTLSLTDDLGCRDTTRMTLTTPPPVVVNCQVLSAVSTVGGRDGQAILRFSGGTGTITLDWGGAQPGNVIASGPDSLQLGGLAAGTYAVNFIDTNGCLDSCSFSIQEPVCNLQARLEIQDPACQGASNGEIVALITSGVAPFTFDWSGAGPNNDTLSNLVAGNYPVTITDALNCRLTLDTILRDPAVLNLSCQTIQNVRTVNGQEGIARLTFSGGTAPFFFNIRGPVSSTRTEGNPGSIDLANLTSGNYTIDLSDINGCQQTCSFTISEPACNLIVQTQTTAPLCNGAANGEIVVTINNGKAPFQYDWSDNTLDGQATARNLGAGTYSVVVSDSIGCIGFDTVVVAEPAALNLNCGTPIPTTTLGGQNGSISLRFSGGTGPYTLLLSGTKQDSFLNLSVDSFRVNGLAKGDYRLTLVDANNCSIPGCDFTISDPNCNLDLRLTGTNNDCAGASSGRIQTAVQGAVGNLSYDWSIDRFDGLSEANGLPSGSYTLIISDDRLCKDTAGINITEPARLNTDCQVISNPSTVGGSEGQARIIITGGSGFGGIRISGPSAGQTDDFRTDTINYRSLRAGRYQVIVRDVNNCVDTCGFVLDPVACTVQGAAQITNPTCNGSLTGSINVTASGNNGAVNYFWNNPLASGQNPTSLPAGNYTVTLTDAAQCSDTLRVTLTDPPALNLSLNLERQPTAANPTGGSLRVTFSGGTPNYSISTNRNNNFSSIGNAGFLNIDNVSAGNLTVILRDRLGCRDTAFIRIEEIPCNLSVDVAATRADCASSHLNSSVSNGTAPYQYTWSNPVFNGIANPRNATPGRYVVTVSDAQGCLAIDSIVVLDDPAALQIQLRVANPRCPGDLGLLTVQAISGGQGPFNLSLDNGTPQRFSNPPFSLRNLNPGNFSLNISNASGCSLDTSFTIVAPIALSLDLGPDTTLRKGASLTFSPQVNFDPMVIIWSPLTALSGTEGLNARAEPQVSTTYALVLRDSLGCEVRDNIRVIVSGLLEAYFPTAFSPNEDNVNDYFTAYANTEVERIEVLRIFDRWGGMVFEGKDIPLNDPSQGWDGTTRGQLAAGGLYVYYSVVRLRNGSTYRAAGEVNLVR